A part of Armatimonadota bacterium genomic DNA contains:
- a CDS encoding L,D-transpeptidase family protein, with the protein MLSRWRFLLRSDGFMGDVALSSSNSAWCRSIPWCVGFTMFVGTGAFTLAYAGGDIKFQSGAPAQQGIPATTVPATPPAPTRKLLDPLTAITFADESGTTYVIARKAADYLGLNIAVSDDGKTLTIGDQLLTQFRRTYNGQTLLAVRDLAKLGGTLYPNPETHELTVVTDESEFKVVVGKKRVEVDQGEQELVGYQGDIVVIRTNVSTGRPGHHTPNGEFVTGPKERMHYSHKYENAPMPYAIQVNGDVFFHGYSSVPPYPASHGCVRIPLSHKNPARYLYHWLESGVDAKISGTYSWENRSRKRKGGD; encoded by the coding sequence ATGCTTTCCCGTTGGAGATTTCTGCTCCGTTCGGATGGGTTTATGGGTGATGTAGCTCTATCGAGTTCGAACTCCGCTTGGTGTCGGAGCATTCCGTGGTGCGTCGGGTTCACCATGTTCGTTGGTACCGGCGCTTTTACCCTCGCCTACGCGGGTGGCGATATCAAATTCCAATCCGGCGCCCCTGCCCAACAAGGCATTCCCGCCACTACTGTCCCTGCCACACCGCCCGCTCCAACTCGAAAGTTGCTCGACCCTCTCACGGCGATCACCTTTGCCGATGAATCCGGCACGACATACGTAATAGCCCGCAAGGCTGCCGACTACCTCGGACTCAACATCGCCGTCTCGGATGATGGCAAAACGCTGACCATCGGCGATCAATTGCTCACCCAGTTTCGCCGCACCTACAACGGTCAAACTCTGCTCGCCGTCCGCGACCTCGCCAAACTCGGCGGAACCCTCTACCCCAACCCTGAAACCCATGAACTCACCGTCGTGACCGACGAATCCGAATTCAAAGTGGTGGTCGGCAAAAAGCGCGTCGAAGTCGACCAAGGCGAGCAGGAGTTGGTTGGCTATCAAGGCGATATTGTCGTCATCCGCACCAACGTCAGCACCGGCCGTCCGGGGCATCATACGCCGAACGGCGAATTCGTGACCGGACCCAAAGAGCGGATGCACTACTCGCACAAGTACGAAAACGCCCCCATGCCCTACGCCATTCAGGTCAACGGCGACGTCTTCTTCCACGGCTACTCGTCGGTACCTCCTTATCCTGCCTCGCACGGCTGCGTTCGCATTCCTCTGAGCCACAAAAACCCGGCTCGCTACCTCTACCATTGGCTTGAGAGCGGTGTCGATGCCAAGATATCGGGCACCTACTCTTGGGAAAACCGCAGCCGAAAACGAAAGGGCGGCGATTAG
- a CDS encoding extracellular solute-binding protein, producing MSPKTIAGLTLTFAAMAGALYIGETSVSRSARQDRVTVVYWEKWTGAEGEEMRKVVDAFNRSQDRIFVQYLSISGVDQKTMLATAGGNPPDVAGIWLDQIYQFSDAGALTDLTQMAKESGLGPDYYIKGYWDPLNYRGGLWALPSTPASIALHVRTDLVPAKYASPETFPKTIEGLDEMNKEVSKISKDGTIELAGFLPSNPGWWNWAWGPYFGGQLIDGDKITVNSPENIRAFEWVAKYAKMFGPKEMQSFQSGFGNFSSPQDPFMSGKVATELNGVWKGGYINVYKPDTKWFAVPFPYPSDRPDLAGHSNLSQDVLTIPRGAKHPKEAFEFMRFVQRQDIMEGLCNGHGKNSPLAQVSEHFFQNHKNKYIRLFDALARSPKSFSPPKIGINQQISNEMTVAFQEVNNGDKTPKQALDDAETRLNALWKTYQEQVLNK from the coding sequence GTGTCGCCGAAGACCATCGCCGGACTCACCTTAACCTTCGCTGCAATGGCGGGGGCCTTGTACATTGGCGAAACGTCGGTTTCGCGCAGTGCCCGGCAGGACCGTGTCACGGTTGTGTACTGGGAGAAGTGGACCGGCGCAGAGGGCGAAGAGATGCGCAAGGTGGTCGATGCCTTTAACCGGTCGCAGGATCGCATCTTTGTGCAGTACCTCAGCATTTCGGGTGTGGACCAGAAGACGATGCTGGCTACCGCCGGTGGCAACCCTCCAGACGTGGCGGGTATTTGGCTCGACCAGATTTATCAATTTTCGGACGCCGGAGCCTTGACCGACTTGACCCAAATGGCGAAAGAAAGCGGTTTGGGACCGGACTACTACATCAAGGGCTATTGGGACCCACTCAATTATCGCGGCGGGCTTTGGGCGTTGCCAAGCACTCCCGCGTCGATCGCTCTGCACGTACGCACCGACCTAGTGCCAGCGAAGTATGCCTCGCCTGAGACTTTTCCCAAGACCATCGAGGGATTGGACGAAATGAACAAGGAGGTCTCGAAAATCAGTAAGGACGGCACAATCGAATTGGCGGGCTTTCTACCGAGCAATCCCGGCTGGTGGAACTGGGCCTGGGGACCATATTTCGGCGGACAGTTGATCGATGGCGATAAGATTACGGTGAACTCGCCGGAGAATATTCGAGCGTTTGAATGGGTGGCGAAGTACGCAAAAATGTTTGGCCCGAAAGAGATGCAGAGCTTCCAGAGCGGTTTTGGAAACTTCTCGTCACCGCAGGACCCCTTTATGTCGGGCAAAGTTGCAACCGAGTTGAATGGCGTTTGGAAGGGTGGTTACATCAATGTGTACAAGCCGGACACAAAGTGGTTTGCGGTTCCCTTTCCGTATCCATCGGATCGGCCCGATTTAGCGGGCCACTCCAACCTCTCGCAGGACGTGCTGACAATTCCGCGCGGGGCGAAGCACCCCAAGGAAGCATTCGAGTTTATGCGGTTCGTGCAGCGGCAGGACATCATGGAGGGGCTGTGCAACGGCCACGGCAAGAACTCGCCGCTGGCGCAGGTGAGCGAGCACTTTTTCCAAAACCACAAGAACAAATACATTCGACTTTTCGACGCGCTCGCTCGCTCGCCGAAGTCGTTTAGCCCACCGAAGATCGGCATCAACCAGCAGATTTCCAACGAAATGACAGTGGCATTCCAGGAAGTCAATAACGGCGATAAGACACCAAAGCAGGCTCTGGATGATGCGGAGACGCGTTTGAATGCGCTTTGGAAGACCTACCAAGAGCAGGTGCTGAACAAATGA